From the genome of uncultured Fibrobacter sp., one region includes:
- a CDS encoding ATP-binding cassette domain-containing protein has product MAENKAEKFVFYMYKMTKSYPPNKEVLKDISLSFYYGAKIGIIGQNGAGKSTLLRIMAGIDKEFQGEAWIEPGRTAGYLPQEPQLDPNLTVKENVMQAVAKKQAVLDRFNEISMKFAEPMEDDEMNKLLDEQAKLQDIIDAQDLWSLDRNIEIAMDALRCPPGDWPVTNLSGGEKRRVALCRLLLEEPDLLLLDEPTNHLDAETVAWLERHLREYKGSVILVTHDRYFL; this is encoded by the coding sequence ATGGCCGAAAATAAAGCAGAAAAATTCGTTTTCTACATGTACAAGATGACCAAGTCATACCCGCCTAACAAGGAGGTGCTGAAGGACATTTCCTTGAGCTTCTACTACGGCGCAAAGATTGGCATCATCGGCCAGAACGGTGCCGGTAAGTCGACGCTGCTGCGCATCATGGCGGGCATCGACAAGGAATTCCAGGGCGAAGCCTGGATCGAGCCGGGCCGCACCGCGGGCTACCTGCCGCAGGAACCGCAGCTCGACCCGAACTTGACCGTCAAGGAAAACGTGATGCAGGCCGTGGCCAAGAAGCAGGCCGTACTTGACCGCTTCAACGAAATTTCCATGAAGTTCGCCGAACCCATGGAAGACGACGAGATGAACAAGCTCCTCGACGAACAGGCAAAGCTCCAGGACATCATCGACGCGCAGGACCTGTGGAGCCTCGACCGCAACATTGAAATTGCAATGGACGCTCTTCGCTGCCCGCCGGGTGACTGGCCGGTGACGAACCTTTCCGGTGGTGAAAAGCGCCGTGTGGCCCTCTGCCGCCTGCTCCTTGAAGAGCCGGATTTGCTCTTGCTTGACGAACCGACGAACCACCTGGATGCCGAAACGGTTGCCTGGCTCGAACGCCACCTCCGCGAATACAAGGGCTCCGTGATTCTCGTGACGCATGACCGTTACTTCCT